The following proteins come from a genomic window of Thermoproteus sp.:
- the cobS gene encoding adenosylcobinamide-GDP ribazoletransferase, translating to MRCLKSLIAFFTVVPAKADLDFSCAWALPYVVAPIVGGISALAFTAMGPLVSYLILLLLTGLNHLDGLADTADALMVRDREKARAVLEDPRRGTAGIFAVVASVLLSTAYLKSPWQLLLGEIFSKSLVVLLAGFSRPFKEGLGSSFIRSSAGKWPLVLPALAITILLYPSALLALFSSFLLYYIAYKHLGGANGDVLGYLLEISRTAFLVFTGAFRLSIFFPLY from the coding sequence ATGCGTTGCCTCAAATCGCTGATCGCCTTCTTCACGGTGGTGCCAGCCAAGGCCGATCTAGACTTTTCCTGCGCCTGGGCTCTGCCCTATGTGGTGGCGCCCATAGTGGGTGGAATCTCCGCCTTGGCCTTCACGGCGATGGGGCCCCTCGTCTCGTATTTGATCTTACTCCTACTGACCGGCTTGAACCATCTGGATGGTCTGGCCGATACCGCCGATGCCCTAATGGTTAGAGATAGGGAGAAGGCCAGGGCCGTACTGGAAGACCCTCGGAGAGGTACTGCCGGAATTTTCGCCGTTGTGGCTTCAGTCCTTCTCTCCACGGCGTACCTAAAAAGCCCATGGCAACTACTATTGGGAGAGATCTTCTCGAAGTCGCTTGTTGTTTTACTAGCAGGCTTCTCGCGGCCGTTCAAGGAGGGCCTCGGCTCTTCTTTTATCCGTTCTTCTGCGGGCAAATGGCCTTTAGTCCTGCCGGCGTTGGCTATAACGATTTTGTTGTACCCATCAGCGTTGTTGGCCTTGTTCTCGTCTTTTCTGTTGTACTATATAGCGTATAAACATCTCGGCGGCGCCAACGGCGACGTATTGGGCTATTTGCTAGAAATAAGTAGGACTGCGTTTCTGGTCTTTACGGGCGCCTTTCGACTTTCGATATTTTTCCCTCTATACTGA
- a CDS encoding MTH1187 family thiamine-binding protein, translating into MAKMVVSLSVTPLGTGSTHLSAYVRAATEVLREMGIKYRTGAGFTDIELDDYSTLAEILKKIEEKLTAMGVRRVDFIIKIDRRMDEELSIEGKISKVERRP; encoded by the coding sequence ATGGCGAAGATGGTGGTAAGCCTTTCCGTAACTCCTCTAGGCACAGGCTCAACGCACCTCTCGGCCTACGTCAGAGCCGCCACAGAAGTCTTAAGGGAAATGGGCATCAAGTACAGAACGGGGGCCGGATTCACCGATATAGAACTCGACGACTATTCCACCCTAGCTGAAATCTTGAAGAAAATAGAGGAGAAGCTGACGGCCATGGGCGTAAGGCGTGTTGACTTCATAATTAAAATAGATAGGCGGATGGACGAAGAGCTCAGTATAGAGGGAAAAATATCGAAAGTCGAAAGGCGCCCGTAA
- a CDS encoding FAD/NAD(P)-binding oxidoreductase: MKKVVVVGGGIAGMAAVKTLLEGKIDAEITVITQNPHYVSGPSRPLLLTNEQSLDRIVRGYEEAARRNFKLVVGTVFSIDPENRKVRYVGGYVSNGGTGELSYDYLLLAPGVVLDGSNITGYERYRHNVLNVYDPGRVHLLKSKVWSAEGGNVVVYAPKAPYRCAPAPTETALLIDTALRSRGVRGKFKIVHIDANDKTQPPVIADVVGQLYSKLGIDLVLNQEIVEIGANEVVTKSGERYKYDILALLEPNRAPKFVEEAGLGKNWIDVRSPQDLRHPKYDDVLAAGDAAGLPFPKNQEIAFESALFAANKILEMEGLPYRASVQYAFVGWAYVGNPEGRLETLSVRFGLDFTSQPPKPTKDPEPKRDYTLAKDNWEQSYLANLFGYK, from the coding sequence ATGAAGAAGGTAGTCGTGGTTGGCGGCGGGATTGCTGGAATGGCCGCAGTTAAGACCCTATTGGAGGGCAAGATAGATGCGGAGATAACTGTGATAACCCAAAACCCCCACTACGTCTCTGGGCCCAGTAGGCCTCTACTGCTCACAAACGAACAGTCGCTAGACAGAATAGTGAGGGGCTATGAGGAGGCCGCTAGGAGGAATTTCAAACTTGTGGTGGGCACGGTCTTCTCGATAGACCCAGAAAACAGAAAGGTAAGGTATGTAGGCGGGTATGTCTCTAATGGCGGGACTGGCGAGCTTAGCTACGACTATCTGTTGTTGGCGCCTGGCGTCGTGTTGGACGGCTCCAACATAACTGGCTATGAGAGGTACAGGCATAACGTCTTGAACGTATATGATCCCGGCAGGGTGCATCTATTGAAGAGCAAGGTCTGGAGCGCCGAGGGGGGCAATGTGGTAGTGTACGCGCCCAAGGCGCCGTATCGATGTGCGCCAGCGCCTACCGAGACCGCCTTATTGATAGACACTGCGTTACGTAGTAGAGGCGTGCGGGGCAAGTTCAAAATTGTACATATAGACGCTAACGACAAGACCCAGCCGCCGGTGATAGCGGACGTAGTGGGCCAGTTGTATTCTAAGTTGGGCATCGACCTCGTGCTTAACCAAGAGATAGTTGAGATTGGGGCGAACGAGGTTGTTACTAAATCTGGGGAGCGTTATAAATACGATATTCTGGCCCTATTGGAGCCCAATAGGGCGCCTAAATTCGTCGAGGAGGCGGGCCTCGGCAAGAACTGGATAGATGTAAGGAGTCCGCAAGACTTGAGGCATCCCAAATACGACGACGTGCTGGCCGCTGGAGATGCGGCGGGTCTGCCGTTCCCCAAGAACCAAGAAATAGCCTTCGAGAGCGCGCTGTTCGCCGCAAATAAGATACTGGAAATGGAGGGCCTGCCCTATAGGGCGTCGGTTCAATATGCCTTCGTTGGCTGGGCCTACGTAGGCAATCCGGAAGGCAGGCTAGAGACCCTTTCGGTGAGGTTCGGTCTCGACTTCACTAGCCAGCCGCCGAAGCCGACAAAAGATCCGGAGCCCAAGAGGGACTACACTCTAGCTAAGGACAATTGGGAGCAGAGCTATTTGGCGAATCTATTCGGCTATAAATAA
- a CDS encoding adenosylcobinamide amidohydrolase, with protein sequence MLSLGARLTALGNVVFGGDFAEIEYVVFKQVDKYIEDFESYAYSLLEGLGLLGKAAVFFTAIDLVNIRRVEGTQVTIYATVGLSNPACIGDVAPARGGTINLLVVSKRALSRRGLLDLFRTAAEAKAAVLTSRRLCGGRPALGTTSDAILVAAPPGDVHYAGLATEIGAETSFLINKILNF encoded by the coding sequence GTGTTAAGCCTAGGGGCCCGTCTGACAGCCTTGGGCAATGTAGTGTTCGGTGGCGACTTCGCCGAGATAGAATATGTGGTCTTCAAACAAGTAGATAAATATATCGAGGACTTCGAGTCCTACGCCTACAGCCTCCTGGAGGGCTTAGGGCTCCTTGGGAAGGCCGCCGTGTTCTTCACGGCAATCGATCTAGTAAACATAAGGCGCGTCGAGGGGACACAAGTAACTATATACGCCACGGTAGGTCTGAGCAATCCTGCATGTATAGGCGACGTGGCGCCCGCCAGAGGCGGTACAATAAACCTATTGGTGGTGTCGAAAAGGGCCCTGTCCCGTAGGGGGCTTTTAGACCTATTTAGGACGGCCGCCGAAGCCAAAGCGGCCGTCTTGACGTCCCGCAGACTGTGCGGCGGGAGGCCTGCTCTGGGCACTACATCAGACGCCATATTGGTCGCGGCGCCGCCTGGCGATGTACATTACGCCGGGCTCGCGACAGAGATAGGTGCTGAGACTTCTTTTCTAATAAATAAAATATTAAATTTTTAG
- a CDS encoding cob(I)yrinic acid a,c-diamide adenosyltransferase has product MILVYTGDGKGKTTAALGLLLRAWGHDMKVLAVFMMKTPRYLNDYTGEYKALRRLGIRALYLEDHKSPRDLLEEALSEAQNYDLVVLDEFNYAVRQGFIRPDEFRRLVGLKPHVVVTGNYYFGELERADLVSEIRAVKHYYSRGVVGVRGLDW; this is encoded by the coding sequence ATGATACTCGTATATACTGGCGACGGGAAGGGCAAGACCACGGCGGCCTTAGGGCTGTTGTTGAGGGCGTGGGGTCACGACATGAAGGTGCTCGCCGTATTTATGATGAAGACTCCTAGATACCTCAACGACTATACTGGTGAATACAAGGCGTTGAGACGTCTGGGAATACGTGCGTTGTATCTAGAAGACCACAAGAGCCCTCGGGACCTCCTAGAGGAGGCGCTGTCGGAGGCGCAGAACTACGACTTAGTGGTCCTCGACGAGTTTAACTACGCGGTGAGGCAGGGCTTCATTAGACCTGATGAATTCAGGAGGCTGGTGGGACTCAAGCCCCATGTGGTGGTCACCGGCAATTATTATTTCGGCGAGCTGGAACGAGCAGATTTAGTATCCGAAATTAGGGCCGTGAAGCACTACTACTCTAGAGGCGTGGTGGGCGTTAGGGGGCTCGATTGGTGA
- a CDS encoding DUF2258 domain-containing protein has product MSWKPVENIERDLEKAEEQSALYGGVLVKGGNVVEIRTGVIVAARYADKLRRATFAAFKNMVKQEEILRAVAELNKALYEKLTKMGVGKLDIIRISVEAKVEGGKLSFGEPIVEWFVSNTKLVELQNELKECRSTIQELRQRLEELLNAIR; this is encoded by the coding sequence ATGAGCTGGAAACCTGTTGAAAACATAGAAAGAGACCTAGAGAAAGCTGAAGAGCAATCGGCGCTTTATGGCGGAGTATTAGTCAAGGGCGGAAATGTCGTCGAGATACGTACTGGAGTCATAGTGGCCGCTCGATATGCTGACAAGCTCCGCAGAGCCACTTTCGCCGCGTTTAAGAACATGGTAAAGCAGGAGGAGATATTGAGGGCGGTCGCCGAGCTGAATAAAGCTCTGTACGAAAAGCTGACTAAGATGGGCGTAGGCAAACTGGATATAATCAGAATATCTGTTGAGGCCAAGGTTGAGGGCGGGAAGTTGAGCTTTGGGGAGCCTATAGTCGAGTGGTTCGTCTCCAATACTAAACTAGTAGAGCTTCAAAACGAGCTGAAGGAATGTAGATCTACAATTCAGGAGTTGAGGCAGAGGCTCGAGGAG
- a CDS encoding histidinol-phosphate transaminase translates to MHGGTSWAEREVLDFSDNLNPLGPPQRLIELIREAVERKVYLKFPANLAEEVLSEYEGVNVTLFNGATEALEVALSSLRPKRLLLPWPTYSDYVRIARAFGLEVVRGELGELVRRAEPRDVLILCNPNNPTGALFRRDQVLELNRALSLRGASLIVDESFLDFVEEESAAPDVLVVKSYGKILAVPGLRLGAILGDIDPDLKPPWRVNSIADYAVYHIGSEALRGHRAATREYVSAESPRVQDALSKCVDVFKSPLHFFIIRGRTDVVKIRPLDDLGLAGLSRVSIKGREENDILIKALCVASNR, encoded by the coding sequence GTGCATGGAGGTACGTCTTGGGCCGAGCGGGAGGTATTAGACTTCAGTGATAATTTAAACCCGCTGGGACCTCCACAGAGACTCATAGAGCTCATACGCGAGGCTGTGGAGAGGAAGGTATACCTAAAGTTCCCTGCAAATTTGGCTGAGGAAGTCCTTTCGGAATATGAAGGCGTTAACGTGACGTTGTTCAATGGAGCCACGGAGGCTCTTGAAGTTGCCTTGTCGTCGCTTAGGCCCAAGAGGCTTCTACTGCCCTGGCCCACCTACAGCGACTACGTCCGCATCGCGCGGGCGTTCGGCTTGGAGGTAGTCAGAGGAGAGTTAGGAGAATTGGTGAGAAGGGCAGAGCCTAGAGATGTACTTATCCTGTGTAATCCCAACAACCCCACAGGCGCTTTGTTTCGCCGCGACCAAGTATTAGAGCTAAATAGAGCTCTGTCTCTGCGGGGTGCGAGCCTGATTGTAGATGAATCCTTTTTGGATTTTGTAGAGGAGGAATCGGCGGCTCCTGACGTGTTGGTAGTCAAGTCTTATGGCAAGATATTAGCAGTTCCTGGCTTGAGGCTCGGCGCGATTTTGGGCGATATAGATCCGGACTTGAAGCCGCCCTGGCGGGTTAACTCCATAGCGGACTACGCCGTGTATCATATAGGCTCTGAGGCGTTGAGGGGCCATAGAGCGGCTACGCGAGAATACGTGTCGGCGGAGAGCCCTAGAGTGCAAGACGCGCTCTCTAAATGTGTAGATGTGTTTAAATCGCCGTTGCACTTCTTTATAATTAGAGGCAGAACAGACGTGGTCAAAATAAGGCCTCTCGACGATTTGGGCCTGGCCGGCCTCTCTAGGGTGTCGATAAAGGGGAGGGAGGAAAACGACATATTGATAAAGGCCCTATGCGTTGCCTCAAATCGCTGA